The Sandaracinus amylolyticus genomic interval GCGAGCCGATCGGCGCCGAGCATCGCACGAAGCAGGCGCGACACGCGCGGCAGCGCGTGCGCGGCGCGCAGCTTCTCGATCCATCGCACCCGCACCTCGTCGGGCACCGAGGCGCCGATGCACACCGCGTCGCTCGGGATCGACGCGCTGACGACGACCGCGCGCATCGAGCGCGTCTCGGCGAACGCGGTCCACCCGGCGATCGCCAGGCCGCGCGACGGACGCTCGGGATCGCTGAGCTGCACGTACGTCGCGCCGGCTTCGACGGCGCCCGACGCCACCGCCGCGACCACGCGCGCGTGGCTGTCGGTGAAGGTCTCGCTGCCGAAGCACGCGTCGGGATCGACCCCGCAGTCGCGCAGCGCGAGCCGCGGGAACAAGTACCCGGCGCACGAGTCGCGATCGACCCACGCCACCCGCATGCCCCGGAGGTCCTCGGCGCGCGTCGCGCTCGACCCATCGCGCACGAAGATCGCGCCCTGGTACCGTGCGCCCGCGAAGCGCTCGGCGCGCATCACCCCGCCCACCGCGCCGGCCTCGTGCGCGCGCACGAAGAGCCCCGGCGGGAGCCATGCGAGCGCGGCATCGCGCGCGATCACCCGATCGCGCAGCGCGGTGTAGCTGCGCTCGCTCTCGACGACGATCGAGGCGCCCAGCGCCTCGCTCAGCGCGGACCCGAGGTCGGCGCGGAGATCGTCGCCTTCCTCGTCGAGGTGCACCGGCCCCGTGACGAACGCGAGCGCTCCCATGCTCCGACCTCCTCCGTCGATCTTCAACGTACCGTGTTACGGCGTGTCAGTGAAACCACTGCCCAGGTGAAACCCCGCGCGCGGCATGGGGCGTGCTCGACGGTGCTCCCTCGGCGGGATGTTGGGCACACGAGGCACGCTCTGGCGCGCGTTCCCGGCCGTGGTGAGCGCGGTCGTGCTCGCCGCGAGCCCACCGGCGCGAGCCCAGGACGTGCGGTGGATCGCGCCCCCGGGGTGCGCCGGCGATCACGCGCTGCGTACCGGCATCGAGACGCTGCTCGGACGACCGCTCGCGCCTGCGGACCGGATCGCGGTGCACGCCGAAGTGCGCCAGGAAGGCGCGGACCGCTGGGTGGTCGAGCTGCGGAGCATCGAGGACGGCACAGTCGAGCGGACGCTCGCGGCCGACGGCTGCGACGCGCTGCTCGACGCGACCGCGCTGGTGCTCGCGTGGCGCATCGATCCCGAGGTCGCGTTGGAGGAGCCAACCCCCGCGCCGTCTCCCCGTGTCGCGTACGATCCGGCGTCGCGTCTCGGCGCGCCCGACGCACCGCTCGCGATGCCGGGCGGCACCGTCGTGTCGCTGGGCGTCGGCGCCGCGTTCGTGCTCGACGTCGGCACGCTGCCCGCGATCGCGCCGGGGGTGATCGGCGAGGTCGTGGTGCGCATCGATCGGCTCGATCTGCGGGTGCGCGGCGGCTGGCTCTCGACCCAGGGAGCGCGCCTGGTGAACGACTCGGTCGGCGCGCCGCCGGGCGTCGGTGTCGACGTCGAGTGGGCGGGCGGATCGCTCGCCGCGTGTGGTCGTCCGCTCGACGGCGACGCGGATCGCCCGGGCTTCGCGATCTGCGGCGGCGTGCAGGTCGGCGCGCTGATCGCGCGCGGGGTCGGGGTGAGCGATCCGGGGCGCGCCGAGGCCGCGATGGGCGCGCTCTCGCTGGGCGCGGTGATGCCGTGGGCGCCGATCGACGCGCTCGATCTCGAGGTGGGGCTCGAGCTCTCGGTCGCGATGGGCGCGCCGGGCTTCGAGGTCGCGCCGTTCGGTGTGGTGTGGGAGCCGTCGCCCGTCGCGGGGCGACTCACGATCGGAGGGCACGTCGATGTCCGCTGACGAACGCCCGAAGGATCGCGCGCGGGCCGGCCACGGAGGGTCGGTGACTGCGCTGGCGCTCGCGATCGATCCTGCTCCTGCGGCGGCGCGCGAGGTGCCGTCGTTCGAGGCGATCTACGAGCAGCTCTTCGACTTCGTGTGGCGCAGCGCGCGTCGCCTCGGCGTCGCGGAGGCGGCGATCGACGACGTGGTGCAGGAGGTCTTCCTCGTCGTGCATCGCCGGCTCGGCGACTTCGAGGGGCGTTCGTCGCCCAAGACGTGGGTGTTCGCGATCCTGCTGCGCGTCGTGTCGGACTGGCGGCGGACCCAGCGCCGCAAGGGCGGCCACGCGAGCTACGACGCGATGGCGTCGACGCAGGGCGAGATGGTCGACGAGCGCGCGGAGTGCCCGGCGGGCGCGCTCGAGCAGGCGGAGGCGGTTCGACTGCTGCACCGGCTGCTCGACGAGCTCGACGACGACAAGCGCACGGTGTTCGTGCTCGCGGAGCTCGAGCAGACGACGGCGCCGGAGATCGCGGAGATGCTCGGCATCCCGCTGAACACGGTGTACTCGCGGCTGCGCGCGGCGCGCATCGAGTTCGAGAAGGCGCTCGCGCGGCATCGCGCGCGCGAGTCGCACCGGAGGGCGCCGTGAGCGAGCGACGGGCGAACCGATCGGGGCCGCACCGCGTCGTTCCGCGCCTCGGCCCGGACGCGCGCGCGCTGATCGAAGCGGCGCGCGCGGGAGACGATCCGAGCGCGGCGGATCGCGCACGGGTGCGTCGCGCGATGATGGCGTCGATCGCGGCGGGCGCGGCGGCGGCCGGCGCGGCGGGCACCGCGGCGAGCGCGGCGGCGAGCGCGGCGAGCGGAACGGGCAGCGCGGCGGGCGGGGTGCTCGCGGGCGGCGAAGCGCTGGTGACCGGCGCGGCCGCGAGCGGAGCCCTCGCGACGACGGGCGTGGCGGCGACGGCGGCGACCGGCGCGGCGACCACGGCGGTCACGGGCAGCGCGCTCGGGATGTCGGTCCTCGCGAAGGTCGCCGCGCTCGCGCTGGCGGTGAGCGCCGGAGGCGCGATGGTGGTCGGGATCACGGCCGAGCCCGAGCGCCCAGCAGCGACCGCCGAGCCGGCGCACCCGGCGAGCTCCGGCGCGCACGTCGCTGCGCCGGCGCCCGACCGTGCGCGGACTCCCGCGCCGACCGAGCTCGCGCTCGCCCCGAACCCCACCCCCGCACTGCCGACCGAGCTCGCGCTCGACCCGACCCCCACCGCCGTGGTCACGTTGGCCGAGCCCGCGATCCCGCTCGCCGAGCCCGCGCCCACCGTGGCCGCGCCCGCGCCGCACCGGCGCGCCGCGCCCGGCCGCAGCCCGCACCGGCCCAGCCCGCGGTCCTCGCGCCCGAGCCGGCCCCGGAGAGCGCACCGGCCCCCGCCCAGCCTCCCGTCGCGGTCGCGAGCCCAGACCCGGCCCCCGCCCCCGTCCAGACGCTCCCGGCCGAGCTCCCGCTCCTGCGCCGCGCGTGGTCCGCCCTGCGCGACGCGCGTCCCGAGGACGCCCTGCGCGCCCTCGACGAGCACCACGCGCGCTTCCCCGACGGCGAGCTCGCCGAGGAGCGCGACGCCGCGCGCGCCCTCGCGCTCTGCGCGTCCGGCCGCGCCGACGAGGGCCGCGCCGCGCTCGACGCGCTCCTCGCGGCGCACCCGCGCTCCCGCCTCGCGCCCCGCGTCCGCGCCGCCTGCCCGTGACGGATCACCGACGACACGGCCACGCACGATCCGCGATGCGCGCGTCCGCGTTCCTCTTCCTCGCTCTCACCGCGATCGGCTGCGGCTACCGCGTCCGCGTCGGCGCCCACGACGGCGGCCCGGGCAGCTGCGCGACCAACGCCGACTGCGCGCTCGGCAACCAGTGCGCGTGCGGCCGCTGCATCAGCCTCGACGTCCTCCCGCCCAGCTGCGATCCCCCTTGCGAGATCGCGCAGCCGGGCGACACGTGCAGCGCCGGCCGCGTCTGCGCGCGCGGCCCCTGCGAGCGCCTCGAGTGCCGCTCCGGCTCGTTCGTGCGCGTGGTCCCGCCCGAGTGCACCGTGGACGGCGGCGGCTGGTGCGAGTGCCCTGCGCCTCCGCCCGGCTGCTACTACGACGGCGAGCCCTGCCCGTGCGACCACGTGACGTGCCCGATGGGCGAGCGCTGCGGCCGCACGGTCTGCGGCCCCGGAACCGTCTGCTGCAACGCCAGCTGCGGCCTCTGCGCGCCGCCCGACCTCTCGTGCACCAGCGAGGAGTGCATGCCCGACTGCTCCCCGATGCAGGCCGCAGGCGACGGCATCTGCGGGCGCGCGCTCGGCCTGTGGATCTGGGACGGCCGCTCGTGCACCGAGCTCCACGGCTGCTCGACGTGTCAGGGCGCCGACTGCGCGAGCGCGTTCTCCACGCGCTCCGAGTGCGAGGCGACGTTCGCCGCGTGCGTGCGCCGCTGCGGCGGCATCGCCGGAGACGCCTGCACCGCCTCCGAGTTCTGCGATTTCCCCGACCCCCACGCGTGCGGCGGCAGCGACGAGATCGGCACCTGCCGCGAGCGCCCGACCGTGTGCCCGCCGGTGATCCACGAGGTCTGCGGCTGCGACGGCCAGACCTACCAGAGCGACTGCGACGCCTTCGGCCAGGGCACCGACGTCGACTACGAGGGTCCCTGCGTGGCCAGCTGCGAGGCCCAGGATGCACGCGGCACCGGCGACTGCGACGCGGTGCTCGGCTGGGCCTGGAACGGCACCGCGTGCCGCTCGGTGAGCGGCTGCGAGTGCGTCGGCCCCGACTGCAGCAGCATCTGGGACGAAGCCAGCGACTGCGAGCGAGCCCACGCGCACTGCGTGGTCCCGCTCATGCCCTGATCACCAGCGCTCCCGACCTGCAGCGCCCCTGATCGACAGCGCGCCAGCGCGCCGCCGATCACCAGCGCTTCAGCAGCTCGATCAGCGTCTCGTCGTCGATGAACAGCTCGTCGACGTCGTCGCTGTCCACGATCACGTCCGACAGGCGCGACGCGCGCGCCTTCACGGCCGCCGGGCTCTCGAGCACGCGCGCGACCTTCTCGATCAGCTCGTTGCCCGGCTTCTTCGCGAGCAGCGCGAGGGCCTTCTTCTCGACCAGGAGCTCCAGCAGCCGGGCCGCGCTCGCACGACCGGCCGCGCTGGCGGGAACGCCTTCCTCGGCCTCCTCGCCCTCCTCGTCCTCGTCGGCCGCGACGTCGACCGCCGGCTCGGCGACGTCGTCGCCTTCGCCCGCCTCGAGCGTCTCGTTCTCCAGCTCGTCGTCGCCCTTGCGCGATCGCGGCACCGTACGACCTCCCGCGCTCCCCTGGCACGCGGGAGCGCGGCGCACGTACCACCCGCTCCCCGGCATCGCCAGTTTTTTTCGACGCTCGTTCGCGAAAATCGAGGGCTGGAATCACACGACGGTGTCGATCCGCCGGATCCCCTTCCGCGTGACCACGATCCGCACGCGGTGCCACGGCGCGTCCACCTCGTCCTCGCGCCGCAGCCGGTACACCACGCCGAGGTTGTAGACGCGCGGCGCGAGCGCCGATCCGATCTGCCCGCGCTCGGGGTCGGCGAACACGATCTCGCGCTTCGGATCGTCCGTGTGCGCGAGCCAGCGACGCAGATCGAGCCGGAAGATCTCGGTCAGCGTCGTGAAGCGCGGGTCCGCGATGCGATCGGCGCGGACCTCGATCTCCTTGCGATGGAAGAGCACGGTCTCGGGGCGCGCCTGCTCCTCGAGCGGGTGGAGGCGCGTCAGCCGCCGCACCGCGAGCACGTCGTGGGGCAGCTCGCTCCACGAGATGAACCCGGACTGCTCCTCCATCTCGCCGAGCTCCACGCCGCGCTCGCGATCGCGGATCACCCACCGTCGATCGGGGAAGTGTCGCGAGATCACGTCGTGGAACTGCGTCTGGAGCAGCGCCTTGATGCGGTCCTTCGCGGCGTACGCGAGGATCACGACGATCGCCCAGGGCACGATGCCGCGCGTGCCCGCGTCCTGCCCGTTCCAGAGCGCCGCGACGACCGCGAACCCCATCGCGACCGACGCCGCGATCGCGTAGAGGAAGTGCAGGATCCAGGTGCTCGCGGGCCTGATCTCGGGGCTCAGCCAGAGCACCGACGACGTGAAGCGCTTGAGCACGTGGCGCCGGAACTCGAGCTGCTCGACGCGCCGGCTCTTCATCCCGACGCTGCCCACGCCGCCGAGCCCGCGATCGAGGCGATAGCGCGCCTCCGCGACCGCGGCCTGCTCGGCCGCGTTGATCAGCGACTCCGGTGCTTCCTTCTCGCGGAGGCGCTGCACGAGATTGCCGAGCAGCGTCTCGACCAGGCGCGAGACGTCCTCGTCGACCCACGACGCCGCGGTGCGCATCGGGTCGGGCGCGTTCTGCGCGAGCGCGAGCACCTCGCGCAGGCGCGGCCCGATCCGCGCGCTGTCGGCGACCATGCGCGCCGCGCAGGCGAGGGCGCGGGTGCGGTCGTGCTCGTCTCCGTCGAGCCCGTCGGCGATCGCGTCGCGCGCCTCGACGCCCGCTGCGCGGACCATGCACGAGAAGAGGCGCATCTCGCGGGTCGCGGTCGCGTCGTCGCCCGACACGATCGCCTGGCGCACCCGCTCGAGCGGCTCGCCGGTGAGCCTTCCGTACGCGACGTCGGGCACCTCGAAGCGCACGTACGACTGGAGGTCCGAGTAGAGGTCGCTCTTGTCGTAGGTGCGCGAGTGCAGGCGCAGCGACTCGGGCGCGAAGTAGAACGACTCCCAGACGAACGACTCTTCTTTGCGCCCTGGGCGCAGCCGGTAGTCGACGGCGAGCTCGACGTGGGTGCGGTCGTGCACCCGGAACGTCGGGTGCTGCCGGCCGCGCGAGAGATCGGCGACGAGCGAGCCCCAGTCGCTCGGGCGGTCCGGCACCGGAGTCGTCACAGGCCGCTCCGCGGGCGCCTCCTGCTCGGGCGCGTTCAGCGGATCATCCTGCGCGTGCTCCGTCACCTCGTCGTCACACCCCCGACCCGCAATCGTAGCGCCTGCCACGTCGGTGTCGAACATCGCGACATGGTTCCGCTCGCGCGGCACGCAATCGGGTAGACGTGCGCGTGCCACACTCGGACCCCCGATGGTCACACCGCGACTGCCATCACGACTGCGCGCCCGTGTTGCCCAGTCCGCCGCCGCGACGCTGCTCCTCGCCGACCTCTGCTTCTTCGGCTTCGCGTATGTGAACGAGCGCGCCCCGATCGCGCCGGGGGTGCGGGGGAGCAGCGATTGGTGGACCCTTGCCATCGCCGCGCTGCTCACGATCCTGCTCGCCCTGGGCGCGCGGCTGGTCGCGCCGGTCGCGTACCTCGTCTGGCTGCACGGCGCGTTCGGCCGGGCGCTGGGCCTCGCGCGCGACCGCGAGCTCGCCCGGTTCTCCCCGGCGAGCGCGGTCGGCTGGGCCGCGGCGCCGGTGGTCCAGTTCATCACCGGGCTCCAGGTCCAGAGCGAGCTGGACGCGCTCAGCCGATCGGGCGTGGTCGGGCGCGTGCCCGCTTGGGTCGCGGCCGGGTGGTGGGGCGCGCTGTCGTCGATCTGGCTCGAGGCGAGCTTGGTAGGCGCCGTCCTCGCGCACGCCGACGATGTGCTCCTCGGCCTGCTGATGGTCGCGTCGATCGCGCTCCGTTGGCTCTCGGTCCCGGTCCTCGTCGTGTCGATCGAGCGCCTCGAGCGGGTGCAGCGCGAGCGCGCCGATCGCCCTGACTGGGCCGCGGTGTTCTGAACCGATTCAGCGCGACCAGCGGAGGGTCTCGGCGACGCCGGGGACCACGAGCTGCTGGTTCAGGCCCTCGGGGCTGGCGATGAAGATGCCGCCGCGCGTCGAGTAGAACGCGACCATCCGGCAGTCGGGCGAGAACGCCGGGTCCTTGTTCACGCCCTGGCCCTGGGTGAGGCGCGTGTACTGCTGGGTCTCGATGTTCACCGTGAACACGTCGAGGCCCGCCGCGCGGCCGGTGAACGCGAGCAGGCGCTCCTCGCCGATCGGGCACCACGCGGGCGTCTGGTTGTACGAGCCGCGGAACGTCAGGCGGCGCACGCCGCCGCCGTTCGAGTCCATCCCGAAGATCTGCGGGCTGCCGTGGCGGTTCGAGACGAACGCGATGAGCCCACCGGGGCCGCCGCAGGTCGGCGACACGTCGATGCCGGGGTGATCGGTCAGGCGCCGCACGTCGGTGCCGTCGAGCGCGGAGCTGTAGATCTCGGCGTTGCCGTCGCGCGTGCTCGTGAAGTACGCGCGGCTGCCGCAGATCGAGACGCCCATGTTGATCGACTCGGGCGCGTCGATCAGCGCGGCCTCCTCCATGCCGGTGCGCGTGATGAACATGCCGACGTCGGTGAGGACCGAGTACCAGATGCCGCCGGGGCCGAACGCCGGGAGCATCGCGACCCCGCGACCGCTCGAGACGCGCGAGACGCTGTGCCCGTCGAAGCTCGCGACGTAGACGTCCTTGCGGCCCTCGCGCACGCGACGCGCGAACGTGATGCGCGTGCCGAACGCGCCGCGGCGCCCCGTGAGCTGCTCCATCACGAGGTTCGCGAAGTCGTGCATGAAGTTGCGGAGCTCGCCGGGCGCGCCGTTGTAGGTGCGCGAGAGCGTCGCGGTGGTGCCGCGCGCGAGCTCGTAGAGCCGCATCTCGACGCGGATCTGTCCGCCGGTGCGGGTGATCTGGCCCTTGATGACGCCCTGCGCGCCGACGCTGCTCCACGGCGCGGCGGTGATGCCGAGGCCCTCGGCGGCGGGATCGGCGAGGAAGCTGCGCGCGTCGAGCACCTCGAAGAGCGAGACGAGGCGGAAGTCGGTGCGCATCACCTCGGCGCCGCTGTTGCCCATCTCGGCGTCGCCGAGGAGGTTCGGCACCGCGATGCGATAGAGCGCGCGCTCGGGCGCGGTGACGTCGATGACGACCTGGTTCGGCAGCATCTCGTCGGGCGGGACCGGCGCGCCCTCGGGCGGCGGCGCCTCGCTGCCGCGCGGCGCGGCCTCCTGCGCGGTCGACGTGGTGCCGAGCGGTGGAAGCACGACGGCGACGCTCGCGGCGAGCGCGAGGACGAAGGCGAGCGCGGAGGTGATGCGGGTCTTCATCGTGTGTGGCCTTCGTGAGTGATGCTCAGCGCGCGTCGCGGTTCAGCACGCGTCGCGTCCGAGAAACCGGAAGCCGATGTCGCGGCCGATGTAGTTGCTCGCCGCCTCCTCAGGAGGCGGCGGGATCACGGCCTGCGAGTCGACGAGGCGCTGGAGCTGCTGCTCCACCGAGAGGTCGAAGTCGGGGTTGCCGCTCGATCCGGTGATTCGGAAACCGACCACCTTGAGATCGTCGGCGATGGTCACGCTCACCCGCGCGGTCAGCGTTCGCAGGGTGTCGCAGTCGAGCGTCGTGGCGACGCGCCATCCCCGCTTGAAGAAACTGCTGAGGCGTCCGGCGTAGAGATCGCCTTCGCTCGCTTCGCGGTCGCCGCCCTCGATGCCTTCGGGATCGCCTTCCTGCACCCGGCGCTCTTCCGCTTCCGCGAAGATCTGCGCGTCGTCGCTCAGGCGCTGCAGCGCGTCGGCGACCGAGTCGCGCTGGCGCTCGCGCTCCGGCTGGGGGATCGGCTCGGTGGGGGCGCGCTTGCTCGGGCCGGGCTCGGGCACGTCGGTGCGCAGGATCGGCACGCGGCGGTTCGGGAGCTGGCTCGGATCGATGATCTCGCCGCGCTGGAGGAAGCGCGCCTGGATCACCTGCTCGACCGGCGGGAGCTCGGCCGGCTCTTCCTCGAGCGCGCCGACCGCGGCGAGCACACCGACGAACGCCGCGACCACCAGCGGCAGACCGACGTGCACCACGAACGCGGTCGCTGCGCCCGCCGCGATCTGCGCGGGCGTGGGCGTGGCGCGATCGAACAGCGAGCGCGGCCGGAGGTCCGCGTCGTCGAGGTGCAGGGGCGTGCTCGCGACGTGGTTCATCAGGGCGTCGGGGCAGCGGGCTGATCGGGGGCGCTCAGCGGATCGGTGACGAGGCCGACGCTCTCCACGCCCGCCGCGCGGATCGCGGTGAACACGCGCACCACGAAGCCGTAGGGCACGGTGTGGTCGGCCTGGACGAAGATCTCGTCCTCTTCCTGCAACCGCGCGTTGGTGCGCAGCGCTTCCTCGAGGCGCTCCATCGGCACCTCGGCCTCGCCCAGGAAGACGCGCTGCTGCGCGTCGATGCTGAGCATCATCTGCTCGGGCTCGATGTCCATCGGCGGTGCATCGGCGTTCGGCAGATCGACCTGCACACCCGACGTCATCATGGGTGCCGCCACCATGAAGATGATGAGGAGCACCAGCATGACGTCGACGAGCGGCGTCACGTTGATCTCGCTCAGCGGCGCGCGTCCGCCGCCTCCTCCGGTCGACATGGCCATGTCGTGGTCGCCTCTCTACAGGGAGCGCAGGGAAGAGAATTTCTGAGGAATGCCGGAAGTTAGGAGGGAAGGAGGATGAGCTCTCGATCTCCTGCCTTCCTGCTCTCCTCAGAGGAATGCTCCTCTGACGCGTGTCAGGTCAGGAAGTGCCTGCGGACGATGTTGAGGTAGTCGATCGCGAACGCTTCGGTCTCGGCCTCGATCACGCGGATGCGGCGGATGAAGTAGTTGTAGGCCATGACCGCGGGGATCGCGGCGAGGAGGCCGATCGCCGTCGCGATGAGCGCCTCCGCGATGCCGGGCGCCACGACGTCGAGCGTCGCGCCGCGCTCGGCGCCGATCGAGAGGAACGAGTTCATGATGCCCCACACGGTCCCGAAGAGGCCGATGAAGGGGCCGACCGAGCCCGTCGTCGCGAGGAACGGGAGCTGGTTCTCGAGGCGCGTCATCTCGCCCGCCTGCGCGCGACGCAGCGAGCGCTCGACGTTCTCGATGTCGCCCGCGTTCGCGCCCGCCTGCGAGACCTTCGCGAGCTCGACGTACCCGGCGTGGAAGACCCGCGCGAGGGGCGACGCCTCGAGCCCACCGAGGCGCGCGTAGATCGCCTCGAGGCGCTCGGGGCCCCACACGTTGCCTTCTTCCTTGCTCCAGAAGACGTCGAGGAAGCGCGCGCTGGTGCGCTGCGCGGCCATCATGCGGACGAGCTTCGTCCCGATGATGAACCAGCACACGAGCGACATGCCGGCGAGCACCAGCATGACGAGCTTCACGACCAGCGACGCGTGCAGGATGAGCTGCATCGGGTCGAGCCGGTGAGGCGCCGTCGCGGCGGCCTGGAGGAAGAGAGATCCCATGCTTCTCCGCTGGGTTGGAACCCGGGCGTTTGAAGCACGCGTGATCGGGGGAGTCAACGTTTGCGCAGGGCGCGGGCGTTCAGGACGCGGCGCGGCGGCGCAGGGCGATCAGCGTGCCGCAGCCCCCGTTGGCCTCGATGCGCGCCTGCGACGACATGCGGACGACGAGGCCCGCCGCGCACAGCCGCGCATACGCGGCTTCGTAGCGCGCGCGACCGGGGCCGCGCATCGCGCTCGTCGGGACCTCGTTGAGCGCGTAGAGGTGCACCGGAAGATCGAGCGGGACGGCGCGCGCCGCGAACGCGTCGAGCTCGTCGTCTCCGTCGTTCTCGCCTGCGATCAGCAGGTACGCGAGAGCGGTCTTCTTGCGCCGGCGTCGCGACAGGTGGGGCAGCGCGTCGGCGATCGTGGTGAAGAGCGCGTCGAGCGTCGGGGCGTGAGGGACGAGCCGTGCGCGCGTGGGCTCGGTGCCGGCGTGGACCGAGATCGTGAGGCCGTGGTGGGGGACGTCCTTCAAGAACGACGCGAGCTTGGTGGTCGGGCCGCCCGACGTGGTCAGGCTCGCAGGCGTGCCGCGCGCCTTGCACCACGTGACGAACTCGATGACGCGCGCCGCGTTGTGGAGCGGCTCGCCCACGCCCGACACGGTCACGCCGCGGAGCGCGACCCCGAGCGCCTCGACCTGCTCGACCTGCGCGCGCAGCTCCTCGATCTCGAGCCCACGCGCGAGCCCGTTCGCGCCCGACGCGCAGAACGGACAGCGCACGGCGCACCCGACCTGCGACGACACGCAGAGCGTGTCGCCGCGGTAGAGCACCGCCTCGACCTCGGCGCCGTCGCGGAGCCGGATCGCGAAGCGCCGGTTCCACTGCGAGCACGCTTCGCCCGCGATCTCCGCTGCGATCATCGCTCCACGGGTCTACGCCGCGCGCGCGCCCAGCGCACGAGCTCGCGCGTCGTCGAGAGCCCGATCTTGTCGGCGGCGCGGCGCAGGTGCGTGGCGACGCTCGAGGTGGAGATCCCGAGGTCGTAGGCGATCAGCTTGTTCGAGTGGCCGAGCGCGAGGAGGTCGATCACCTGCTGCTCGCGGCGCGAGAGCGAGGGCGCGGGGTCGCTCGCGGGCTCGTTCTCGCGCGCGACGAGGAAGCGCCGGCCGTCGTGATCGAAGGTGTCGCTGATCGACCAGCGGCCCTCGTGGAGCGCGCGCCAGAGCTCGAACGCCTCGTCGGTGGTGCGGACGCGCGCGGTGCGCGCGCGGTCGATGGCGATCGCGGCGTGGCGGATCATCTCGAGGCGCTCGGGCTGCGCCGCCTCGCCGTCGGCGTGCACGACGCGTCCGCGCGGCGTGATCACGGCGTCGGCGCGGTCGAGCGACGACGCCGGGCCGATGCGGCGGCGCAGGCGGTGGGCGGCAGCGACGTGCGCGGCCACGCGCGACCACGTGCGGCGCAGGACGCGGCCCGGCGGGCGCGTGACGTTGGCGCTGCGGTTCGCGAAGAGCCCGACGCTGTAGCCGGCGGGATCGCTCGCGATCACGCCGAGCGCCTCGGGGTACGAGACGAAGCGGCTCGCGGCCGCGGGCTCGGTCGTGAACGTGCGACCGAAGACGTGCGCGAAGCCCTTGCTGCCGAGCGTCGCGAGCATCTCCTCGAACGTCTCGATGCGCTGCGCGACGCCCTGCGCGGCGTGCGACGCGTAGGTCACGGGACCGAAGGAGAGCGCGTCGACCCAGACCTGGCGCGGAAGGCCGTGCACCACGTGGTCCCACCAGCTGTCGCGCCAGCCGAGCGTCCACTCGTCGGGGCCGCCGACCGCGGCTCCGGCGCGCGCGTGGGGTGTCCCGTCGGGCGTCGTGAAGTCGAACACGGCGCCCATCAGTCCGTGACCGGCGTCGAGCATGGGCGCTGCGGCGCCCAGAAGTCCTTGGACCCAGAGGTCCTCCGGCGCCTCGAGATCGTAGGCGCGCTCGACGACGCTCATGGGATCCTGCGCTCGAGCCATTCGTTCCCTCTCCAACCGACCGCCGCCGCGCTACTCTCGCTGGCCGTGCAATCTCACGACGACGAGGCGCCGGACGATCTGCGGGTCTCGTGGCTCGCCCACGATTCCGGCAGGTACGTGGTGTTCAGCTGGCCCGAGCGGAAGGCCCCCGAGGAGGCCGCGTCCGCGCCGGCGCTCACCGCGGCGGAGCGAGCGGTGCACGCGCTGCTGCT includes:
- a CDS encoding phosphate/phosphite/phosphonate ABC transporter substrate-binding protein; the encoded protein is MGALAFVTGPVHLDEEGDDLRADLGSALSEALGASIVVESERSYTALRDRVIARDAALAWLPPGLFVRAHEAGAVGGVMRAERFAGARYQGAIFVRDGSSATRAEDLRGMRVAWVDRDSCAGYLFPRLALRDCGVDPDACFGSETFTDSHARVVAAVASGAVEAGATYVQLSDPERPSRGLAIAGWTAFAETRSMRAVVVSASIPSDAVCIGASVPDEVRVRWIEKLRAAHALPRVSRLLRAMLGADRLAPGTPEDYAPVREALLAEGALRS
- a CDS encoding RNA polymerase sigma factor, coding for MTALALAIDPAPAAAREVPSFEAIYEQLFDFVWRSARRLGVAEAAIDDVVQEVFLVVHRRLGDFEGRSSPKTWVFAILLRVVSDWRRTQRRKGGHASYDAMASTQGEMVDERAECPAGALEQAEAVRLLHRLLDELDDDKRTVFVLAELEQTTAPEIAEMLGIPLNTVYSRLRAARIEFEKALARHRARESHRRAP
- a CDS encoding PD40 domain-containing protein, giving the protein MKTRITSALAFVLALAASVAVVLPPLGTTSTAQEAAPRGSEAPPPEGAPVPPDEMLPNQVVIDVTAPERALYRIAVPNLLGDAEMGNSGAEVMRTDFRLVSLFEVLDARSFLADPAAEGLGITAAPWSSVGAQGVIKGQITRTGGQIRVEMRLYELARGTTATLSRTYNGAPGELRNFMHDFANLVMEQLTGRRGAFGTRITFARRVREGRKDVYVASFDGHSVSRVSSGRGVAMLPAFGPGGIWYSVLTDVGMFITRTGMEEAALIDAPESINMGVSICGSRAYFTSTRDGNAEIYSSALDGTDVRRLTDHPGIDVSPTCGGPGGLIAFVSNRHGSPQIFGMDSNGGGVRRLTFRGSYNQTPAWCPIGEERLLAFTGRAAGLDVFTVNIETQQYTRLTQGQGVNKDPAFSPDCRMVAFYSTRGGIFIASPEGLNQQLVVPGVAETLRWSR
- a CDS encoding TonB C-terminal domain-containing protein, whose amino-acid sequence is MNHVASTPLHLDDADLRPRSLFDRATPTPAQIAAGAATAFVVHVGLPLVVAAFVGVLAAVGALEEEPAELPPVEQVIQARFLQRGEIIDPSQLPNRRVPILRTDVPEPGPSKRAPTEPIPQPERERQRDSVADALQRLSDDAQIFAEAEERRVQEGDPEGIEGGDREASEGDLYAGRLSSFFKRGWRVATTLDCDTLRTLTARVSVTIADDLKVVGFRITGSSGNPDFDLSVEQQLQRLVDSQAVIPPPPEEAASNYIGRDIGFRFLGRDAC
- a CDS encoding ExbD/TolR family protein; translation: MAMSTGGGGGRAPLSEINVTPLVDVMLVLLIIFMVAAPMMTSGVQVDLPNADAPPMDIEPEQMMLSIDAQQRVFLGEAEVPMERLEEALRTNARLQEEDEIFVQADHTVPYGFVVRVFTAIRAAGVESVGLVTDPLSAPDQPAAPTP
- the tolQ gene encoding protein TolQ, whose translation is MGSLFLQAAATAPHRLDPMQLILHASLVVKLVMLVLAGMSLVCWFIIGTKLVRMMAAQRTSARFLDVFWSKEEGNVWGPERLEAIYARLGGLEASPLARVFHAGYVELAKVSQAGANAGDIENVERSLRRAQAGEMTRLENQLPFLATTGSVGPFIGLFGTVWGIMNSFLSIGAERGATLDVVAPGIAEALIATAIGLLAAIPAVMAYNYFIRRIRVIEAETEAFAIDYLNIVRRHFLT
- a CDS encoding radical SAM protein, translating into MIAAEIAGEACSQWNRRFAIRLRDGAEVEAVLYRGDTLCVSSQVGCAVRCPFCASGANGLARGLEIEELRAQVEQVEALGVALRGVTVSGVGEPLHNAARVIEFVTWCKARGTPASLTTSGGPTTKLASFLKDVPHHGLTISVHAGTEPTRARLVPHAPTLDALFTTIADALPHLSRRRRKKTALAYLLIAGENDGDDELDAFAARAVPLDLPVHLYALNEVPTSAMRGPGRARYEAAYARLCAAGLVVRMSSQARIEANGGCGTLIALRRRAAS
- a CDS encoding helix-turn-helix transcriptional regulator, with product MSVVERAYDLEAPEDLWVQGLLGAAAPMLDAGHGLMGAVFDFTTPDGTPHARAGAAVGGPDEWTLGWRDSWWDHVVHGLPRQVWVDALSFGPVTYASHAAQGVAQRIETFEEMLATLGSKGFAHVFGRTFTTEPAAASRFVSYPEALGVIASDPAGYSVGLFANRSANVTRPPGRVLRRTWSRVAAHVAAAHRLRRRIGPASSLDRADAVITPRGRVVHADGEAAQPERLEMIRHAAIAIDRARTARVRTTDEAFELWRALHEGRWSISDTFDHDGRRFLVARENEPASDPAPSLSRREQQVIDLLALGHSNKLIAYDLGISTSSVATHLRRAADKIGLSTTRELVRWARARRRPVER